In a genomic window of Lepisosteus oculatus isolate fLepOcu1 chromosome 3, fLepOcu1.hap2, whole genome shotgun sequence:
- the susd1 gene encoding sushi domain-containing protein 1 isoform X5: MSLIMSLRRIAMLSTAFVLFLTCLQLQIYDAVATSDTLDVCSSCHINATCDPRKDGTGGKMCNCLWGFMGNGRTQCIDKDECQIGTHKICGEHTVCHNTYGSFYCTCQHGYSPTNNMPVFIPNDGTFCQDIDECQVEGICKDGGLCWNVPGSFSCNCSEGYKIRNGTEPFHPAKDGAFCEEIDCSEPPVVPNTTRLWHGNSGLGSEVYYNCTEGFHSVGGRGVSVCTANGYWTHVSLLCKETDCGEPPLLPNTTSLKASSTKMGSIVYYKCKDGFYNAGGSNTSVCTVSGYWANASLQCKEIDCGQPPVLPHTVIEGNSSTGLGSTVYYNCKEGFHSMGGRNVSVCTVNGLWENASIVCKEIDCGDPPILPHTTIQWDTDRGPGSAVYYSCTEGFYKAEGLNISTCTLTGHWKNASLVCKEVDCGAPPVLPHACMLWNGSTGLGSVVHYECDQGFYNAGGRNFSLCTKNNRWDNVSLICEEINCGPPPVIAHTYMQWDNTTGLGSVVYYKCVEGLYQQEGKNSSICTSDRQWENITVTCKEIDCGSPPCVDHAKVLQLNGTVVGSMLQYSCKDGFISQGGTTISVCTNTGEWTAVTLLCKEKKPAISRILIFKEKCLQWQAERNGQEKEIYKVHYIGLRDYQKQFVDKKTKHFTSAKTSAEICLNLLPGTNYTINITALSAGFSSTVNLTTSIGDPPIPRLTYKDVEGPLPTLQLHKTANSNDPISFYQVFVLPLEGFSMFDCSSPSAPHCYSQDKPWGAYVAAQIHAKDIGSELVFTVGDRRYYGEYYNAPLKEGTSYYIILKIVTQWGRARKQSCVFWAKTRELSHTIQHVTIVAGGSVGLIAFVVFLGFSISWYFKKK; this comes from the exons ATGAGTCTGATCATGTCACTCAGGAGAATTGCAATGTTGTCAACTGCCTTTGTACTATTCCTCACTTGTCTTCAACTACAGATCTATGACG CTGTAGCAACCAGTGACACCCTGGATGTATGCAGCAGTTGCCACATCAATGCCACGTGTGACCCCAGGAAAGATGGGACTGGTGGAAAAATGTGCAACTGCTTGTGGGGTTTTATGGGGAATGGAAGAACACAGTGCATAG ATAAGGATGAATGCCAAATTGGAACCCACAAGATCTGTGGCGAACACACTGTATGCCATAACACGTATGGGAGCTTCTACTGCACGTGTCAGCATGGCTACAGCCCTACAAACAACATGCCTGTGTTCATTCCCAATGATGGAACCTTTTGCCAAG ATATTGATGAATGTCAGGTGGAAGGCATTTGTAAAGACGGAGGGCTGTGCTGGAACGTGCCAGGAAGTTTCAGCTGCAACTGCTCGGAAGGATACAAAATACGAAACGGAACAGAGCCGTTTCATCCAGCTAAAGACGGTGCTTTCTGTGAAG AGATTGATTGCAGCGAACCCCCAGTGGTGCCAAACACTACAAGGCTGTGGCATGGAAACTCAGGGCTGGGCAGTGAGGTGTATTATAATTGTACAGAGGGATTTCACAGTGTGGGAGGAAGAGGTGTCTCTGTTTGCACAGCTAATGGTTATTGGACACATGTCTCTTTGCTGTGTAAAG AAACGGACTGTGGAGAACCCCCTTTGCTGCCAAACACTACTTCTCTGAAGGCCAGCAGCACAAAAATGGGAAGCATTGTCTATTACAAGTGTAAAGATGGGTTTTACAATGCAGGAGGAAGCAACACGTCAGTCTGTACTGTCAGCGGTTATTGGGCAAATGCATCATTACAATGCAAAG AGATTGACTGTGGCCAACCACCTGTGCTGCCACATACTGTGATAGAGGGGAACAGCAGCACAGGACTGGGCAGCACTGTGTATTATAATTGTAAAGAGGGCTTTCACAGTATGGGTGGAAGGAATGTCTCAGTTTGTACTGTTAATGGTCTGTGGGAAAATGCTTCCATAGTATGCAAAG AAATTGACTGTGGTGATCCGCCAATTCTACCACATACTACTATACAGTGGGACACTGACAGAGGACCTGGCAGTGCTGTATACTATAGCTGCACAGAGGGATTTTACAAAGCAGAGGGATTGAATATCTCAACATGCACTCTTACTGGTCACTGGAAGAATGCCTCTTTAGTATGTAAAG AGGTTGACTGTGGCGCACCTCCAGTTCTGCCTCATGCTTGCATGCTTTGGAACGGCAGCACAGGACTGGGCAGCGTGGTGCATTATGAATGTGATCAAGGATTTTACAATGCAGGAGGAAGGAACTTTTCGTTGTGCACTAAAAACAATCGCTGGGACAATGTCTCTTTAATATGTGAAG aaatcaaCTGTGGCCCCCCTCCAGTCATAGCCCATACATACATGCAGTGGGACAACACGACGGGACTTGGAAGTGTAGTTTACTATAAATGCGTAGAAGGATTGTACCAGCAGGAAGGAAAAAATAGCTCTATATGTACATCAGACAGACAATGGGAAAACATTACTGTAACATGCAAAG AAATTGACTGTGGTTCTCCTCCATGTGTGGACCATGCAAAGGTGTTGCAACTGAATGGCACAGTAGTTGGCAGCATGCTGCAGTATTCCTGTAAGGATGGGTTCATCAGCCAGGGTGGCACCACTATATCTGTCTGCACCAACACTGGAGAATGGACAGCAGTTACTTTACTGTGCAAAG aaaaaaagcctgcCATCagtagaattttaatttttaaagaaaaatgtctaCAGTGGCAAGCTGAGAGAAATGGTCAAGAAAAAGAGATCTAcaag GTTCATTATATAGGCCTGAGAGACTACCAAAAACAATTCGTGGATAAGAAGACAAAGCACTTCACCTCAGCAAAAACGTCTGCAGAGATCTGCCTGAATCTGCTGCCAGGAACGAATTACACTATTAACATTACTGCACTGTCCGCAGGATTCTCCTCTACAGTCAATCTCACTACCAGTATAGGAG ATCCTCCAATACCTAGACTTACATACAAAGACGTTGAAGGCCCCTTGCCTACGCTTCAGTTACACAAAACGGCAAACTCTAACGATCCTATAAG tTTTTATCAGGTGTTTGTGCTGCCTCTGGAGGGGTTCTCAATGTTTGACTGCAGCTCACCCAGTGCACCACACTGCTACAGCCAGGACAAACCATGGGGAGCATATGTGGCTGCACAGATCCACGCCAAAGACATTGGAAGTGAACTGGTCTTCACTGTGGGAGATCGGCGATACTATGGGGAGTACTACAATGCTCCTTTAAAAGAAGGCACCTCCTACTACATAATCCTGAAGATTGTCACTCAGTGGGGAAGG GCTAGAAAACAATCTTGTGTCTTTTGGGCAAAGACCAGAG AATTATCTCATACTATACAACATGTGACCATAGTAGCTGGAGGATCAGTGGGACTCATCGCATTTGTTGTCTTCTTGGGCTTCTCTATTTCTTG gtacttcaaaaagaaatga
- the susd1 gene encoding sushi domain-containing protein 1 isoform X1, producing the protein MSLIMSLRRIAMLSTAFVLFLTCLQLQIYDAVATSDTLDVCSSCHINATCDPRKDGTGGKMCNCLWGFMGNGRTQCIDKDECQIGTHKICGEHTVCHNTYGSFYCTCQHGYSPTNNMPVFIPNDGTFCQDIDECQVEGICKDGGLCWNVPGSFSCNCSEGYKIRNGTEPFHPAKDGAFCEEVDCGNPPILPHTSMVWNSTRLGSMVYYKCVEGFYNAGGRYASACTTNGYWNHTSIVCKEIDCGEPPVLPHAIQLWNGSTRLGSVVYYECDEGFYNAGERNFLVCDLNGYWNHTSIVCKEIDCSEPPVVPNTTRLWHGNSGLGSEVYYNCTEGFHSVGGRGVSVCTANGYWTHVSLLCKETDCGEPPLLPNTTSLKASSTKMGSIVYYKCKDGFYNAGGSNTSVCTVSGYWANASLQCKEIDCGQPPVLPHTVIEGNSSTGLGSTVYYNCKEGFHSMGGRNVSVCTVNGLWENASIVCKEIDCGDPPILPHTTIQWDTDRGPGSAVYYSCTEGFYKAEGLNISTCTLTGHWKNASLVCKEVDCGAPPVLPHACMLWNGSTGLGSVVHYECDQGFYNAGGRNFSLCTKNNRWDNVSLICEEINCGPPPVIAHTYMQWDNTTGLGSVVYYKCVEGLYQQEGKNSSICTSDRQWENITVTCKEIDCGSPPCVDHAKVLQLNGTVVGSMLQYSCKDGFISQGGTTISVCTNTGEWTAVTLLCKEKKPAISRILIFKEKCLQWQAERNGQEKEIYKVHYIGLRDYQKQFVDKKTKHFTSAKTSAEICLNLLPGTNYTINITALSAGFSSTVNLTTSIGDPPIPRLTYKDVEGPLPTLQLHKTANSNDPISFYQVFVLPLEGFSMFDCSSPSAPHCYSQDKPWGAYVAAQIHAKDIGSELVFTVGDRRYYGEYYNAPLKEGTSYYIILKIVTQWGRARKQSCVFWAKTRELSHTIQHVTIVAGGSVGLIAFVVFLGFSISWYFKKK; encoded by the exons ATGAGTCTGATCATGTCACTCAGGAGAATTGCAATGTTGTCAACTGCCTTTGTACTATTCCTCACTTGTCTTCAACTACAGATCTATGACG CTGTAGCAACCAGTGACACCCTGGATGTATGCAGCAGTTGCCACATCAATGCCACGTGTGACCCCAGGAAAGATGGGACTGGTGGAAAAATGTGCAACTGCTTGTGGGGTTTTATGGGGAATGGAAGAACACAGTGCATAG ATAAGGATGAATGCCAAATTGGAACCCACAAGATCTGTGGCGAACACACTGTATGCCATAACACGTATGGGAGCTTCTACTGCACGTGTCAGCATGGCTACAGCCCTACAAACAACATGCCTGTGTTCATTCCCAATGATGGAACCTTTTGCCAAG ATATTGATGAATGTCAGGTGGAAGGCATTTGTAAAGACGGAGGGCTGTGCTGGAACGTGCCAGGAAGTTTCAGCTGCAACTGCTCGGAAGGATACAAAATACGAAACGGAACAGAGCCGTTTCATCCAGCTAAAGACGGTGCTTTCTGTGAAG AGGTTGACTGTGGCAATCCCCCAATTCTGCCTCATACTTCTATGGTATGGAACAGTACAAGACTGGGAAGCATGGTGTATTATAAGTGTGTTGAAGGATTTTACAATGCAGGAGGAAGGTATGCCTCAGCTTGTACGACCAATGGTTATTGGAACCATACCTCTATAGTATGTAAAG AGATTGACTGTGGTGAACCTCCAGTTCTGCCACATGCAATTCAGTTATGGAACGGCAGCACAAGACTGGGCAGTGTGGTTTACTATGAATGTGACGAAGGATTTTACAATGCAGGAGAAAGGAATTTTTTGGTGTGCGACTTAAACGGTTATTGGAACCATACCTCTATAGTATGTAAAG AGATTGATTGCAGCGAACCCCCAGTGGTGCCAAACACTACAAGGCTGTGGCATGGAAACTCAGGGCTGGGCAGTGAGGTGTATTATAATTGTACAGAGGGATTTCACAGTGTGGGAGGAAGAGGTGTCTCTGTTTGCACAGCTAATGGTTATTGGACACATGTCTCTTTGCTGTGTAAAG AAACGGACTGTGGAGAACCCCCTTTGCTGCCAAACACTACTTCTCTGAAGGCCAGCAGCACAAAAATGGGAAGCATTGTCTATTACAAGTGTAAAGATGGGTTTTACAATGCAGGAGGAAGCAACACGTCAGTCTGTACTGTCAGCGGTTATTGGGCAAATGCATCATTACAATGCAAAG AGATTGACTGTGGCCAACCACCTGTGCTGCCACATACTGTGATAGAGGGGAACAGCAGCACAGGACTGGGCAGCACTGTGTATTATAATTGTAAAGAGGGCTTTCACAGTATGGGTGGAAGGAATGTCTCAGTTTGTACTGTTAATGGTCTGTGGGAAAATGCTTCCATAGTATGCAAAG AAATTGACTGTGGTGATCCGCCAATTCTACCACATACTACTATACAGTGGGACACTGACAGAGGACCTGGCAGTGCTGTATACTATAGCTGCACAGAGGGATTTTACAAAGCAGAGGGATTGAATATCTCAACATGCACTCTTACTGGTCACTGGAAGAATGCCTCTTTAGTATGTAAAG AGGTTGACTGTGGCGCACCTCCAGTTCTGCCTCATGCTTGCATGCTTTGGAACGGCAGCACAGGACTGGGCAGCGTGGTGCATTATGAATGTGATCAAGGATTTTACAATGCAGGAGGAAGGAACTTTTCGTTGTGCACTAAAAACAATCGCTGGGACAATGTCTCTTTAATATGTGAAG aaatcaaCTGTGGCCCCCCTCCAGTCATAGCCCATACATACATGCAGTGGGACAACACGACGGGACTTGGAAGTGTAGTTTACTATAAATGCGTAGAAGGATTGTACCAGCAGGAAGGAAAAAATAGCTCTATATGTACATCAGACAGACAATGGGAAAACATTACTGTAACATGCAAAG AAATTGACTGTGGTTCTCCTCCATGTGTGGACCATGCAAAGGTGTTGCAACTGAATGGCACAGTAGTTGGCAGCATGCTGCAGTATTCCTGTAAGGATGGGTTCATCAGCCAGGGTGGCACCACTATATCTGTCTGCACCAACACTGGAGAATGGACAGCAGTTACTTTACTGTGCAAAG aaaaaaagcctgcCATCagtagaattttaatttttaaagaaaaatgtctaCAGTGGCAAGCTGAGAGAAATGGTCAAGAAAAAGAGATCTAcaag GTTCATTATATAGGCCTGAGAGACTACCAAAAACAATTCGTGGATAAGAAGACAAAGCACTTCACCTCAGCAAAAACGTCTGCAGAGATCTGCCTGAATCTGCTGCCAGGAACGAATTACACTATTAACATTACTGCACTGTCCGCAGGATTCTCCTCTACAGTCAATCTCACTACCAGTATAGGAG ATCCTCCAATACCTAGACTTACATACAAAGACGTTGAAGGCCCCTTGCCTACGCTTCAGTTACACAAAACGGCAAACTCTAACGATCCTATAAG tTTTTATCAGGTGTTTGTGCTGCCTCTGGAGGGGTTCTCAATGTTTGACTGCAGCTCACCCAGTGCACCACACTGCTACAGCCAGGACAAACCATGGGGAGCATATGTGGCTGCACAGATCCACGCCAAAGACATTGGAAGTGAACTGGTCTTCACTGTGGGAGATCGGCGATACTATGGGGAGTACTACAATGCTCCTTTAAAAGAAGGCACCTCCTACTACATAATCCTGAAGATTGTCACTCAGTGGGGAAGG GCTAGAAAACAATCTTGTGTCTTTTGGGCAAAGACCAGAG AATTATCTCATACTATACAACATGTGACCATAGTAGCTGGAGGATCAGTGGGACTCATCGCATTTGTTGTCTTCTTGGGCTTCTCTATTTCTTG gtacttcaaaaagaaatga
- the susd1 gene encoding sushi domain-containing protein 1 isoform X4, whose product MSLIMSLRRIAMLSTAFVLFLTCLQLQIYDAVATSDTLDVCSSCHINATCDPRKDGTGGKMCNCLWGFMGNGRTQCIDKDECQIGTHKICGEHTVCHNTYGSFYCTCQHGYSPTNNMPVFIPNDGTFCQDIDECQVEGICKDGGLCWNVPGSFSCNCSEGYKIRNGTEPFHPAKDGAFCEEVDCGNPPILPHTSMVWNSTRLGSMVYYKCVEGFYNAGGRYASACTTNGYWNHTSIVCKEIDCSEPPVVPNTTRLWHGNSGLGSEVYYNCTEGFHSVGGRGVSVCTANGYWTHVSLLCKETDCGEPPLLPNTTSLKASSTKMGSIVYYKCKDGFYNAGGSNTSVCTVSGYWANASLQCKEIDCGQPPVLPHTVIEGNSSTGLGSTVYYNCKEGFHSMGGRNVSVCTVNGLWENASIVCKEIDCGDPPILPHTTIQWDTDRGPGSAVYYSCTEGFYKAEGLNISTCTLTGHWKNASLVCKEVDCGAPPVLPHACMLWNGSTGLGSVVHYECDQGFYNAGGRNFSLCTKNNRWDNVSLICEEINCGPPPVIAHTYMQWDNTTGLGSVVYYKCVEGLYQQEGKNSSICTSDRQWENITVTCKEIDCGSPPCVDHAKVLQLNGTVVGSMLQYSCKDGFISQGGTTISVCTNTGEWTAVTLLCKEKKPAISRILIFKEKCLQWQAERNGQEKEIYKVHYIGLRDYQKQFVDKKTKHFTSAKTSAEICLNLLPGTNYTINITALSAGFSSTVNLTTSIGDPPIPRLTYKDVEGPLPTLQLHKTANSNDPISFYQVFVLPLEGFSMFDCSSPSAPHCYSQDKPWGAYVAAQIHAKDIGSELVFTVGDRRYYGEYYNAPLKEGTSYYIILKIVTQWGRARKQSCVFWAKTRELSHTIQHVTIVAGGSVGLIAFVVFLGFSISWYFKKK is encoded by the exons ATGAGTCTGATCATGTCACTCAGGAGAATTGCAATGTTGTCAACTGCCTTTGTACTATTCCTCACTTGTCTTCAACTACAGATCTATGACG CTGTAGCAACCAGTGACACCCTGGATGTATGCAGCAGTTGCCACATCAATGCCACGTGTGACCCCAGGAAAGATGGGACTGGTGGAAAAATGTGCAACTGCTTGTGGGGTTTTATGGGGAATGGAAGAACACAGTGCATAG ATAAGGATGAATGCCAAATTGGAACCCACAAGATCTGTGGCGAACACACTGTATGCCATAACACGTATGGGAGCTTCTACTGCACGTGTCAGCATGGCTACAGCCCTACAAACAACATGCCTGTGTTCATTCCCAATGATGGAACCTTTTGCCAAG ATATTGATGAATGTCAGGTGGAAGGCATTTGTAAAGACGGAGGGCTGTGCTGGAACGTGCCAGGAAGTTTCAGCTGCAACTGCTCGGAAGGATACAAAATACGAAACGGAACAGAGCCGTTTCATCCAGCTAAAGACGGTGCTTTCTGTGAAG AGGTTGACTGTGGCAATCCCCCAATTCTGCCTCATACTTCTATGGTATGGAACAGTACAAGACTGGGAAGCATGGTGTATTATAAGTGTGTTGAAGGATTTTACAATGCAGGAGGAAGGTATGCCTCAGCTTGTACGACCAATGGTTATTGGAACCATACCTCTATAGTATGTAAAG AGATTGATTGCAGCGAACCCCCAGTGGTGCCAAACACTACAAGGCTGTGGCATGGAAACTCAGGGCTGGGCAGTGAGGTGTATTATAATTGTACAGAGGGATTTCACAGTGTGGGAGGAAGAGGTGTCTCTGTTTGCACAGCTAATGGTTATTGGACACATGTCTCTTTGCTGTGTAAAG AAACGGACTGTGGAGAACCCCCTTTGCTGCCAAACACTACTTCTCTGAAGGCCAGCAGCACAAAAATGGGAAGCATTGTCTATTACAAGTGTAAAGATGGGTTTTACAATGCAGGAGGAAGCAACACGTCAGTCTGTACTGTCAGCGGTTATTGGGCAAATGCATCATTACAATGCAAAG AGATTGACTGTGGCCAACCACCTGTGCTGCCACATACTGTGATAGAGGGGAACAGCAGCACAGGACTGGGCAGCACTGTGTATTATAATTGTAAAGAGGGCTTTCACAGTATGGGTGGAAGGAATGTCTCAGTTTGTACTGTTAATGGTCTGTGGGAAAATGCTTCCATAGTATGCAAAG AAATTGACTGTGGTGATCCGCCAATTCTACCACATACTACTATACAGTGGGACACTGACAGAGGACCTGGCAGTGCTGTATACTATAGCTGCACAGAGGGATTTTACAAAGCAGAGGGATTGAATATCTCAACATGCACTCTTACTGGTCACTGGAAGAATGCCTCTTTAGTATGTAAAG AGGTTGACTGTGGCGCACCTCCAGTTCTGCCTCATGCTTGCATGCTTTGGAACGGCAGCACAGGACTGGGCAGCGTGGTGCATTATGAATGTGATCAAGGATTTTACAATGCAGGAGGAAGGAACTTTTCGTTGTGCACTAAAAACAATCGCTGGGACAATGTCTCTTTAATATGTGAAG aaatcaaCTGTGGCCCCCCTCCAGTCATAGCCCATACATACATGCAGTGGGACAACACGACGGGACTTGGAAGTGTAGTTTACTATAAATGCGTAGAAGGATTGTACCAGCAGGAAGGAAAAAATAGCTCTATATGTACATCAGACAGACAATGGGAAAACATTACTGTAACATGCAAAG AAATTGACTGTGGTTCTCCTCCATGTGTGGACCATGCAAAGGTGTTGCAACTGAATGGCACAGTAGTTGGCAGCATGCTGCAGTATTCCTGTAAGGATGGGTTCATCAGCCAGGGTGGCACCACTATATCTGTCTGCACCAACACTGGAGAATGGACAGCAGTTACTTTACTGTGCAAAG aaaaaaagcctgcCATCagtagaattttaatttttaaagaaaaatgtctaCAGTGGCAAGCTGAGAGAAATGGTCAAGAAAAAGAGATCTAcaag GTTCATTATATAGGCCTGAGAGACTACCAAAAACAATTCGTGGATAAGAAGACAAAGCACTTCACCTCAGCAAAAACGTCTGCAGAGATCTGCCTGAATCTGCTGCCAGGAACGAATTACACTATTAACATTACTGCACTGTCCGCAGGATTCTCCTCTACAGTCAATCTCACTACCAGTATAGGAG ATCCTCCAATACCTAGACTTACATACAAAGACGTTGAAGGCCCCTTGCCTACGCTTCAGTTACACAAAACGGCAAACTCTAACGATCCTATAAG tTTTTATCAGGTGTTTGTGCTGCCTCTGGAGGGGTTCTCAATGTTTGACTGCAGCTCACCCAGTGCACCACACTGCTACAGCCAGGACAAACCATGGGGAGCATATGTGGCTGCACAGATCCACGCCAAAGACATTGGAAGTGAACTGGTCTTCACTGTGGGAGATCGGCGATACTATGGGGAGTACTACAATGCTCCTTTAAAAGAAGGCACCTCCTACTACATAATCCTGAAGATTGTCACTCAGTGGGGAAGG GCTAGAAAACAATCTTGTGTCTTTTGGGCAAAGACCAGAG AATTATCTCATACTATACAACATGTGACCATAGTAGCTGGAGGATCAGTGGGACTCATCGCATTTGTTGTCTTCTTGGGCTTCTCTATTTCTTG gtacttcaaaaagaaatga
- the susd1 gene encoding sushi domain-containing protein 1 isoform X2, with protein sequence MSLIMSLRRIAMLSTAFVLFLTCLQLQIYDAVATSDTLDVCSSCHINATCDPRKDGTGGKMCNCLWGFMGNGRTQCIDKDECQIGTHKICGEHTVCHNTYGSFYCTCQHGYSPTNNMPVFIPNDGTFCQDIDECQVEGICKDGGLCWNVPGSFSCNCSEGYKIRNGTEPFHPAKDGAFCEEIDCGEPPVLPHAIQLWNGSTRLGSVVYYECDEGFYNAGERNFLVCDLNGYWNHTSIVCKEIDCSEPPVVPNTTRLWHGNSGLGSEVYYNCTEGFHSVGGRGVSVCTANGYWTHVSLLCKETDCGEPPLLPNTTSLKASSTKMGSIVYYKCKDGFYNAGGSNTSVCTVSGYWANASLQCKEIDCGQPPVLPHTVIEGNSSTGLGSTVYYNCKEGFHSMGGRNVSVCTVNGLWENASIVCKEIDCGDPPILPHTTIQWDTDRGPGSAVYYSCTEGFYKAEGLNISTCTLTGHWKNASLVCKEVDCGAPPVLPHACMLWNGSTGLGSVVHYECDQGFYNAGGRNFSLCTKNNRWDNVSLICEEINCGPPPVIAHTYMQWDNTTGLGSVVYYKCVEGLYQQEGKNSSICTSDRQWENITVTCKEIDCGSPPCVDHAKVLQLNGTVVGSMLQYSCKDGFISQGGTTISVCTNTGEWTAVTLLCKEKKPAISRILIFKEKCLQWQAERNGQEKEIYKVHYIGLRDYQKQFVDKKTKHFTSAKTSAEICLNLLPGTNYTINITALSAGFSSTVNLTTSIGDPPIPRLTYKDVEGPLPTLQLHKTANSNDPISFYQVFVLPLEGFSMFDCSSPSAPHCYSQDKPWGAYVAAQIHAKDIGSELVFTVGDRRYYGEYYNAPLKEGTSYYIILKIVTQWGRARKQSCVFWAKTRELSHTIQHVTIVAGGSVGLIAFVVFLGFSISWYFKKK encoded by the exons ATGAGTCTGATCATGTCACTCAGGAGAATTGCAATGTTGTCAACTGCCTTTGTACTATTCCTCACTTGTCTTCAACTACAGATCTATGACG CTGTAGCAACCAGTGACACCCTGGATGTATGCAGCAGTTGCCACATCAATGCCACGTGTGACCCCAGGAAAGATGGGACTGGTGGAAAAATGTGCAACTGCTTGTGGGGTTTTATGGGGAATGGAAGAACACAGTGCATAG ATAAGGATGAATGCCAAATTGGAACCCACAAGATCTGTGGCGAACACACTGTATGCCATAACACGTATGGGAGCTTCTACTGCACGTGTCAGCATGGCTACAGCCCTACAAACAACATGCCTGTGTTCATTCCCAATGATGGAACCTTTTGCCAAG ATATTGATGAATGTCAGGTGGAAGGCATTTGTAAAGACGGAGGGCTGTGCTGGAACGTGCCAGGAAGTTTCAGCTGCAACTGCTCGGAAGGATACAAAATACGAAACGGAACAGAGCCGTTTCATCCAGCTAAAGACGGTGCTTTCTGTGAAG AGATTGACTGTGGTGAACCTCCAGTTCTGCCACATGCAATTCAGTTATGGAACGGCAGCACAAGACTGGGCAGTGTGGTTTACTATGAATGTGACGAAGGATTTTACAATGCAGGAGAAAGGAATTTTTTGGTGTGCGACTTAAACGGTTATTGGAACCATACCTCTATAGTATGTAAAG AGATTGATTGCAGCGAACCCCCAGTGGTGCCAAACACTACAAGGCTGTGGCATGGAAACTCAGGGCTGGGCAGTGAGGTGTATTATAATTGTACAGAGGGATTTCACAGTGTGGGAGGAAGAGGTGTCTCTGTTTGCACAGCTAATGGTTATTGGACACATGTCTCTTTGCTGTGTAAAG AAACGGACTGTGGAGAACCCCCTTTGCTGCCAAACACTACTTCTCTGAAGGCCAGCAGCACAAAAATGGGAAGCATTGTCTATTACAAGTGTAAAGATGGGTTTTACAATGCAGGAGGAAGCAACACGTCAGTCTGTACTGTCAGCGGTTATTGGGCAAATGCATCATTACAATGCAAAG AGATTGACTGTGGCCAACCACCTGTGCTGCCACATACTGTGATAGAGGGGAACAGCAGCACAGGACTGGGCAGCACTGTGTATTATAATTGTAAAGAGGGCTTTCACAGTATGGGTGGAAGGAATGTCTCAGTTTGTACTGTTAATGGTCTGTGGGAAAATGCTTCCATAGTATGCAAAG AAATTGACTGTGGTGATCCGCCAATTCTACCACATACTACTATACAGTGGGACACTGACAGAGGACCTGGCAGTGCTGTATACTATAGCTGCACAGAGGGATTTTACAAAGCAGAGGGATTGAATATCTCAACATGCACTCTTACTGGTCACTGGAAGAATGCCTCTTTAGTATGTAAAG AGGTTGACTGTGGCGCACCTCCAGTTCTGCCTCATGCTTGCATGCTTTGGAACGGCAGCACAGGACTGGGCAGCGTGGTGCATTATGAATGTGATCAAGGATTTTACAATGCAGGAGGAAGGAACTTTTCGTTGTGCACTAAAAACAATCGCTGGGACAATGTCTCTTTAATATGTGAAG aaatcaaCTGTGGCCCCCCTCCAGTCATAGCCCATACATACATGCAGTGGGACAACACGACGGGACTTGGAAGTGTAGTTTACTATAAATGCGTAGAAGGATTGTACCAGCAGGAAGGAAAAAATAGCTCTATATGTACATCAGACAGACAATGGGAAAACATTACTGTAACATGCAAAG AAATTGACTGTGGTTCTCCTCCATGTGTGGACCATGCAAAGGTGTTGCAACTGAATGGCACAGTAGTTGGCAGCATGCTGCAGTATTCCTGTAAGGATGGGTTCATCAGCCAGGGTGGCACCACTATATCTGTCTGCACCAACACTGGAGAATGGACAGCAGTTACTTTACTGTGCAAAG aaaaaaagcctgcCATCagtagaattttaatttttaaagaaaaatgtctaCAGTGGCAAGCTGAGAGAAATGGTCAAGAAAAAGAGATCTAcaag GTTCATTATATAGGCCTGAGAGACTACCAAAAACAATTCGTGGATAAGAAGACAAAGCACTTCACCTCAGCAAAAACGTCTGCAGAGATCTGCCTGAATCTGCTGCCAGGAACGAATTACACTATTAACATTACTGCACTGTCCGCAGGATTCTCCTCTACAGTCAATCTCACTACCAGTATAGGAG ATCCTCCAATACCTAGACTTACATACAAAGACGTTGAAGGCCCCTTGCCTACGCTTCAGTTACACAAAACGGCAAACTCTAACGATCCTATAAG tTTTTATCAGGTGTTTGTGCTGCCTCTGGAGGGGTTCTCAATGTTTGACTGCAGCTCACCCAGTGCACCACACTGCTACAGCCAGGACAAACCATGGGGAGCATATGTGGCTGCACAGATCCACGCCAAAGACATTGGAAGTGAACTGGTCTTCACTGTGGGAGATCGGCGATACTATGGGGAGTACTACAATGCTCCTTTAAAAGAAGGCACCTCCTACTACATAATCCTGAAGATTGTCACTCAGTGGGGAAGG GCTAGAAAACAATCTTGTGTCTTTTGGGCAAAGACCAGAG AATTATCTCATACTATACAACATGTGACCATAGTAGCTGGAGGATCAGTGGGACTCATCGCATTTGTTGTCTTCTTGGGCTTCTCTATTTCTTG gtacttcaaaaagaaatga